From the genome of Nitrospirota bacterium:
ATCACTCAAGGCGAGACCATCACGACGTTCGTCTATGACGGGGATGGGGGCCGAGTGAAGAAGATCGTCGGCAGCACCACGACGCGCTATATCAGCAAGCTCTACGAGTGCGACAACACGAACTGCACGCGCTTTATCTGGGCGGGGAGCATCCGCATTGCGACCATCGCCAGCAACGGCACCATCAACTACTGGCATGGGGATCATCTCGGCTCCAGCAGTGTGATTACCGACGCAACGGGCAACAAGGTCCAGACGGTCACGTACTATCCCTACGGCGGGACCAACAGGAACCAGAGTCCGGGCAATCCCGCGATCGATGTGCCCTACAAGTACACGGGCAAAGAACTCGACAGCACCGGCCTCTATTACTACGAAGCTCGGTACTACGATCCCACGCTGGGCCGGTTCATCAGCGCAGATACGATCGTGCCGAACCCGCGAGATCCGCAGAGTCTGAATCGGTACTCTTACGTCGAAAATAATCCGCTCAGATATACGGACCCAACGGGACATTTTAGTATTGGGAAAATCTTCAGAAGTGTGACCCAGAGCATCACTAAGAGCGTATTTGCCAGAGTCGCAGGCTGGGCGATCTGTCCCATGTGCATGCAGTATGTGGATCAGGCCACGCAAAGGTATGCAATTACTGGAACTGCGATTATGGGCTCGATTGCAGTTCCTCCTGTAGTGTCAGGCTGGGCAGGAGGGGGCGTTTTTGGAGGAATACTCGGTGGTGCAGTGGGAGGTGCCGTGGGGTCGGCTTCAGGCGGAGAGATCTCACTGGAAGGTATTGGGAAGGGCGCGCTTTCTGGATCGCTGGCTGGAGGAATTCAGGGATATTATGGTAACACGTGGAGTGCACAAAGAGTTCTAGCATCAACATTGGCAGGAGGAGCCTCTTCAGCCCTAAGAGGCAAGTCGTTTATCGAGGGAGCGGCTATAAGCCTGGCAACGTCAGGTACAGCTATGGCTGCGGCGGGAATGCGTGTTGAGATGATCGCATCGTCTATGAAGAATGTAGATAACGCGAGCGGCGTCAGTGTGGGCTACCTTGGAGATGGATTTAAGCTGGGAGGAGGGCGTTGGGTTGAAGGCCTGCTGTCAGCTGACCAGCCTCTAAGTCCATTAGGTGGTATGCAAGGACAAGAAGGCTCACTCTTATGGTTTTCATACTCACCCGGCTCAATAGCAGACCGTGCGGTCGAAGCCTATGCAGGACCTCACGATTGGTTCAATTCTGGTTACTGGTACAACGAATCAGGAAATGCAATCAATCCCCAAGGGATTCATGCGGTTTTTGGGGAGGTACTCAACGCAGCGAATGTATTGGTTGTGACTCCAATCGTCGCCGGTTCAGTCATATCAAACTATGCGCCATATATTCCGCTACGCTAAAACATGATGGCGGGTGAGCTGTTTTGCATGAAGCGATTTCCACGAGTCGGGAGTCTGGCTGCAGCTCTGCTCCTCGCTCACTACTTGCTGATGCTGGGAGCTTGCCTTCAAAGCTCAGATGGAAAGTATTCTATGGCCATGGAGGACACTAACTTTACCGATTCGGCACAGTGCCCAACCCTTGGTGGAAGATACCTGGCAATAGGAATCGCAACGCCAGGGATGCCGGATTACTTCAGGGTAAGATCGCGAAAGCTAGGTCTTGATACGATGCTCGCAATAGACCTTACCGTCGATCAACAGAGGCGCATCGAATATGTCGAGCTCATTCAGAATGATGGAGAGTTAGAGTTTGTCTTCCATGATCAGGAGGGGAATGAAATTCGCAAGCGTCCCAGCACCCAGGCGGCCCGTATTAGCTGCGCGAGGGAGGCTGTAATTATCGCGAGATCGCGAGCCGTGACTGGTGAAGGGGTCCGGGCCAACATGCTCACTCACCATTGGGTCAGGATACTCAAAAATGGGGACCTTCTTGTGAGGGTGGAAATCGCCGGAAACAGCAAAAGCTTCATATTCAGTTGGCAAAACAAACCAGAGCAATACGAAGCTATTTTCCAGCGATACAAGTGAAGCAGATCGAACGGCGGTCCAACCGGAGGGCGGGTCCTAGAATAGGGCTGAAACCCTGGACGTAAAGAACCGGGGTGGGATCTTGCAATCGTACATTAGGTGTATGATTCGCACACATCGTTTCAATTAAACTAGGGCGATGGACTCCGAAATTCGTAGGCGACTTCGTTGGGTACAGCTCTATCAGCAAACAGGCAACGCAGGCCTGGTGTGTCGACGGTGCGGAGTCTCCCGCCCCACACTCCGGAAGTGGGTACGCCGGTTTCATGAGGCGGGGGAGGCGGGTCTCCTCAGTCACAATCGCCGCCCCGTACGGTCACCCAATCGACGTGTGTTCGAGAAGGAGCGCATGTTGATTCTCAGCTTATGAGCCGAGCGGAAGCTGGGGGCACGACGCATTCAGAGTGAACTACGGCGCCATCATGACCTCAGGCTCTCGTTAGACTCGATTCACAAAGTCCTGGCCATCAGTCAG
Proteins encoded in this window:
- a CDS encoding RHS repeat-associated core domain-containing protein yields the protein ITQGETITTFVYDGDGGRVKKIVGSTTTRYISKLYECDNTNCTRFIWAGSIRIATIASNGTINYWHGDHLGSSSVITDATGNKVQTVTYYPYGGTNRNQSPGNPAIDVPYKYTGKELDSTGLYYYEARYYDPTLGRFISADTIVPNPRDPQSLNRYSYVENNPLRYTDPTGHFSIGKIFRSVTQSITKSVFARVAGWAICPMCMQYVDQATQRYAITGTAIMGSIAVPPVVSGWAGGGVFGGILGGAVGGAVGSASGGEISLEGIGKGALSGSLAGGIQGYYGNTWSAQRVLASTLAGGASSALRGKSFIEGAAISLATSGTAMAAAGMRVEMIASSMKNVDNASGVSVGYLGDGFKLGGGRWVEGLLSADQPLSPLGGMQGQEGSLLWFSYSPGSIADRAVEAYAGPHDWFNSGYWYNESGNAINPQGIHAVFGEVLNAANVLVVTPIVAGSVISNYAPYIPLR